Proteins encoded in a region of the Canis lupus dingo isolate Sandy chromosome 17, ASM325472v2, whole genome shotgun sequence genome:
- the OLFML3 gene encoding olfactomedin-like protein 3, protein MGPYTPLLTMFLLSWWLRPLQGQQHHLVEYMERRLAALEERLAQCQDQSSRHAAELRDFKNKMLPLLEVAEKEREALRTEADTISGRVDRLEREVDYLETQNPALPCVEVDEKVTGGPGIKGKGRRNEKYDMLTDCGYTISQVRSMKILKRFGGPAGLWTKDPMGPTEKIYVLDGTQNDTAFVFPRLRDFTLAMAARKASRVRVPFPWVGTGQLVYGGFLYYARRPPGGPGGGGGLENTLQLIKFHLANRTVVDSSVFPAEGLIPPYGLTADTYIDLAADEEGLWAVYATREDDRHLCLAKLDPQTLDTEQQWDTPCPRENAEAAFVICGTLYVVYNTRPASRARIQCSFDASGTLTPERAALPYFPRRYGAHASLRYNPRERQLYAWDDGYQIVYKLEMRRKEEEV, encoded by the exons ATGGGGCCCTACACGCCTCTGCTCACCATGTTCCTTTTGTCATGGTGGCTGCGACCCCTTCAAGGACAGCAGCACCACCTCGTGGAGTACATGGAACGCCGACTAGCTGCCTTAGAG GAACGGCTGGCCCAGTGCCAGGACCAAAGTAGCCGGCACGCTGCCGAGCTGAGGGACTTCAAGAACAAGATGCTGCCGCTGCTGGAGGTGGCCGAGAAGGAGCGCGAGGCCCTCAGGACTGAGGCTGACACTATCTCGGGGAGAGTAGACCGTCTGGAGCGGGAGGTTGACTATCTGGAGACCCAAAACCCAGCTCTACCCTGTGTGGAGGTTGACGAGAAGGTGACCGGAGGCCCCGGGATCAAAGGCAAgggcagaagaaatgagaagtaCGATATGCTGACAG ACTGTGGCTACACGATCTCTCAGGTGAGATCGATGAAGATCCTGAAGCGGTTTGGTGGCCCAGCTGGTCTATGGACCAAGGATCCAATGGGGCCAACAGAGAAGATCTACGTATTAGATGGGACACAGAACGACACAGCCTTTGTCTTCCCAAGGTTGCGGGACTTCACCCTGGCCATGGCTGCCCGGAAAGCTTCCCGGGTCCGGGTGCCCTTCCCCTGGGTGGGCACAGGACAGCTGGTGTACGGGGGCTTTCTTTATTATGCCCGGAGGCCTCCCGGAGGacccggagggggaggggggctggagaACACGTTGCAACTCATCAAGTTCCACCTGGCCAACCGAACGGTGGTGGACAGCTCCGTGTTCCCCGCGGAGGGGCTGATCCCCCCATACGGGCTGACGGCCGACACCTACATTGACCTGGCCGCGGACGAGGAGGGCCTGTGGGCCGTCTATGCCACTCGGGAAGACGACAGGCACTTGTGTCTGGCTAAGTTAGACCCCCAGACTCTGGACACGGAGCAGCAGTGGGACACACCGTGTCCCCGAGAGAACGCCGAGGCTGCCTTTGTCATCTGCGGGACCCTGTACGTCGTCTATAACACCCGCCCTGCCAGCCGGGCCCGCATCCAATGCTCCTTTGATGCCAGCGGCACCCTGACCCCAGAGAGGGCAGCGCTCCCCTACTTCCCCCGCCGGTACGGGGCCCATGCCAGCCTCCGCTACAACCCCCGAGAGCGCCAGCTCTACGCCTGGGATGACGGCTACCAGATTGTCTATAAGCTGGAGATgcgaaggaaagaggaagaagtctGA